One stretch of Paenibacillus sp. AN1007 DNA includes these proteins:
- a CDS encoding SDR family NAD(P)-dependent oxidoreductase: protein MGTTTVCISGSNVGVLREKLLTLINYGLPSTELYNSDDSCIVAIVANQGVDLRKKLGRALELLKTGIDPIEENGIYYQPSPFGSESVAFVFPGQGSQSIGMLHSLRERLPFFEAHLQAINARYQEGYRSSILDVIYREKTAANEENLRDTRQAQLALGLVSISLAQALRDLDVKPSYAAGHSYGELPALHTAGIVNTDFLLQMSMVRGQLMGAAGDKFRGAMLSVFAEQDIVERLISDHGIEAVISIVNADEQMIVSGSLAAINTLEQVCAGKIKTIRLKTSAAFHSPLMAEAEKKWRDFITAQKDEFHDKYEVKVYSNVTAQAYQLHQDMMLELLASQLTHRVRWQETCTQLYADGARIFVEVGPANVLTNLMTGILTGKPHLTLHTDPRHKDGLEHMCHFIGKLASHHVEVNVWEFFDERIYRDFISMGTERKSGMNHGNESNRQLVFKQYLKSNQWMVRTFLEEQNKIIAEQLRSMIEPDKPKLMELIRKQRKSVLLGALEAQRVGLSSFFSEVGHVQPILESHETAALDTELAAKQVAAAMETEYKDAERETPPFTPEMKAQDYILRLTEEIAVIAAKPLNEITLITGFDKLNIDIFALANIYDSMFSSHDRYKLFKRELLHAPNLGQVEKLLCYMVTAGSDSTKRELINSHVDYSSDTADIERYGFTYEPVVSSEKNKSAPTRLLLVGMKNEMFDFFKESLDAQGIHIVEIHITETGWDGSNPNWGMIAYDDVKGLQNYMERFLDDKGSLPSLLFLVPDSESVLEQAHFEAWNARIEQTAVALYIMSDIYGKTKGNSESPSWFSVVGENGLCPVGAAVRGIVRTMAHDFKGKYQIRSIWLDISYRQTNFRHLLKVMNEGISTHDMFIADDIYVRKLKALEVGAQNIEAALNPSSLVIFFGGGVGITAEIACAVAERFGCRIVIVGRTSFPTNIAYEHIQEESVLKKEIFRDLSLKLKDGQKITGNMLEHEAKKIYRQRALIRSKQRIERTGSEFHYYSCDISDHEALNALLLDIEKQHGKVTGIVHGAGEMNSQRNKTAKAFGDNLSIKTSSMFALYQFFRKYPLKFAILFSSISAYTGLPRQSDYSSSNEFVNSIASHWNKQVDYPVRSIMWSLWTETGIMKNSTKDVEKLGLRGITNKQGIQLFMRELDHLESSDECVMLTHDTMLKFSMP from the coding sequence ATGGGGACAACAACAGTATGTATAAGTGGGAGTAATGTAGGAGTTTTGCGTGAAAAGCTTCTGACATTAATCAATTATGGATTACCGAGTACCGAACTATATAATTCGGATGACTCCTGCATCGTCGCTATCGTGGCAAATCAGGGTGTTGATTTAAGGAAGAAGCTTGGGAGAGCCTTAGAGCTGTTGAAAACAGGTATAGATCCCATTGAAGAAAACGGGATTTACTATCAGCCATCACCATTTGGTTCCGAATCGGTTGCATTTGTATTTCCTGGCCAAGGTTCTCAATCGATTGGTATGCTGCATTCTTTGAGAGAGAGACTGCCTTTTTTTGAGGCGCATCTACAGGCCATAAATGCCAGGTATCAAGAAGGATATCGTTCTTCGATACTTGATGTCATTTATAGAGAGAAGACGGCAGCGAATGAAGAGAACTTAAGGGATACAAGACAAGCTCAGCTTGCTTTAGGCCTTGTTTCAATTAGCCTCGCTCAGGCGCTTCGCGATTTAGATGTCAAACCTTCCTATGCTGCCGGACATAGTTATGGAGAATTGCCAGCTCTTCATACAGCTGGAATCGTAAATACAGATTTTCTCCTCCAGATGAGTATGGTTCGCGGACAACTGATGGGGGCTGCGGGAGACAAATTTCGAGGAGCAATGCTTTCGGTTTTTGCCGAACAAGACATTGTCGAACGTTTGATCAGTGATCATGGAATTGAAGCGGTTATATCCATTGTTAATGCCGACGAGCAGATGATTGTTTCAGGTAGTTTGGCCGCCATTAATACTCTGGAACAAGTATGCGCAGGTAAAATAAAGACGATTCGTTTGAAAACATCCGCAGCCTTTCATTCACCACTCATGGCTGAAGCGGAGAAGAAGTGGCGGGACTTTATAACTGCTCAGAAAGATGAATTTCATGACAAATACGAAGTGAAGGTGTACAGCAATGTAACCGCTCAAGCCTATCAACTACATCAAGACATGATGCTGGAACTTTTGGCGAGCCAGTTAACTCATCGCGTGAGATGGCAGGAAACCTGCACCCAGCTTTACGCGGATGGCGCTCGCATCTTTGTTGAAGTGGGTCCGGCCAATGTATTAACCAACTTAATGACTGGAATATTGACGGGAAAACCCCACTTAACCCTCCATACGGATCCGCGACATAAAGATGGACTCGAACATATGTGCCATTTTATAGGGAAACTTGCCAGCCATCATGTGGAAGTGAATGTCTGGGAATTTTTTGACGAACGAATTTATCGTGATTTTATAAGTATGGGCACAGAAAGGAAAAGCGGGATGAACCATGGCAATGAAAGCAATCGGCAGCTCGTATTCAAACAATATCTAAAATCGAACCAGTGGATGGTTCGAACCTTTCTGGAAGAGCAGAATAAAATAATTGCTGAGCAGTTGCGATCTATGATTGAGCCAGACAAGCCAAAGCTGATGGAACTTATAAGGAAGCAGAGAAAATCAGTTTTGCTTGGGGCTTTGGAGGCTCAAAGGGTGGGATTATCTTCTTTCTTTTCGGAGGTCGGCCATGTGCAGCCTATTCTGGAATCACATGAAACAGCTGCTTTAGATACAGAACTTGCAGCAAAGCAGGTTGCCGCTGCTATGGAGACGGAGTATAAGGATGCCGAGCGCGAGACACCCCCTTTTACACCAGAAATGAAGGCTCAGGATTATATATTACGATTAACCGAGGAAATTGCGGTAATTGCTGCTAAGCCATTAAACGAAATTACTTTAATAACCGGTTTTGACAAGTTGAACATAGATATTTTTGCTTTGGCAAACATCTATGACTCGATGTTTTCCTCTCACGATCGTTACAAGCTCTTTAAAAGGGAATTATTACATGCTCCCAATTTGGGACAAGTAGAGAAACTTCTATGTTATATGGTTACCGCAGGTTCGGATTCCACGAAGCGGGAGCTGATTAACAGTCATGTGGATTACTCCTCAGATACAGCTGATATAGAGCGCTATGGATTTACCTATGAGCCTGTAGTTTCCTCAGAGAAAAACAAGAGTGCACCTACTCGCCTGCTGCTTGTCGGAATGAAGAACGAGATGTTTGACTTCTTTAAAGAAAGTTTAGATGCACAAGGCATACATATAGTGGAGATTCATATCACCGAGACAGGTTGGGACGGTTCCAATCCAAACTGGGGCATGATTGCTTACGATGATGTAAAAGGCTTACAAAATTACATGGAAAGATTTTTGGATGATAAAGGAAGCTTACCGTCCCTCCTGTTTCTCGTTCCCGATAGTGAAAGCGTCTTGGAACAGGCTCATTTTGAAGCATGGAATGCAAGGATAGAACAGACTGCTGTGGCTCTGTATATAATGTCGGATATTTATGGGAAAACGAAAGGGAATTCGGAGTCACCCTCCTGGTTTAGTGTAGTGGGGGAAAATGGGCTCTGCCCTGTTGGCGCCGCAGTCAGGGGGATTGTTCGAACTATGGCGCACGATTTCAAGGGGAAATATCAGATACGTTCGATATGGCTTGATATCAGTTACCGTCAAACAAATTTCCGACATCTGTTGAAAGTAATGAACGAAGGCATCAGTACTCATGACATGTTCATTGCCGATGACATTTACGTCCGAAAGCTGAAAGCGCTGGAGGTTGGAGCTCAGAACATTGAGGCAGCACTGAATCCATCCTCCCTTGTTATCTTTTTCGGTGGCGGTGTAGGAATTACGGCGGAGATTGCGTGTGCGGTGGCGGAACGATTCGGCTGCAGGATTGTCATTGTGGGTCGTACAAGCTTCCCAACGAACATAGCTTATGAGCATATTCAGGAAGAATCCGTTCTGAAGAAGGAGATTTTCCGTGACTTATCGCTGAAATTAAAAGATGGTCAGAAAATCACTGGCAATATGCTGGAACATGAGGCGAAAAAAATATATCGTCAGCGCGCTTTGATACGGAGTAAACAAAGAATCGAGCGTACCGGCAGTGAGTTTCACTATTATTCCTGTGACATCTCTGATCACGAGGCTTTGAATGCTTTGTTATTGGATATCGAGAAACAGCATGGTAAAGTGACGGGAATTGTACATGGGGCGGGGGAAATGAATAGTCAACGGAATAAAACAGCAAAGGCGTTCGGAGACAATCTATCTATTAAAACAAGTTCCATGTTTGCACTATACCAGTTTTTTAGAAAATATCCGTTGAAATTTGCCATTTTGTTTAGTTCCATTTCAGCTTATACAGGTTTGCCAAGACAATCAGACTATTCTTCCTCAAACGAGTTTGTAAACAGCATTGCTTCTCATTGGAACAAGCAGGTTGATTATCCTGTGAGATCGATTATGTGGTCTCTTTGGACCGAGACTGGAATTATGAAGAATTCAACAAAAGATGTCGAGAAACTTGGGCTGAGAGGAATTACAAATAAACAAGGCATTCAGTTGTTCATGAGGGAGCTTGATCATCTAGAATCATCAGATGAATGCGTAATGTTAACGCATGATACGATGCTGAAATTCTCGATGCCTTAA
- a CDS encoding prolipoprotein diacylglyceryl transferase, producing the protein MYNELLKLGPITIYGYGLMIALGVILAYQLVVYRAEKRQFDLSHVFALTIWSLVGGFIGAKLVYWMTQIENIISNPRILLNFSDGFVVYGGIISGIIVGLIYCRVKKIKFLKHLDLFVPSVALAQGCGRIGCLLAGCCYGEETHGWFGITFHHSDIAPNDVELVPTQIMESVFNFGLCLFLILLAKRTNKVGLVSAAYLILYSLGRFVIEFYRGDIIRGQVGVFSTSQFIALMVVLVTSLIVFLSRYQSRLTGKNV; encoded by the coding sequence ATGTATAATGAGCTGCTTAAGCTCGGGCCAATAACGATTTATGGATACGGTTTAATGATCGCGCTTGGTGTTATATTGGCTTACCAACTCGTTGTTTACCGAGCAGAAAAACGTCAGTTCGATTTATCGCATGTTTTCGCTCTAACCATTTGGAGCTTGGTAGGTGGGTTTATTGGAGCAAAACTAGTGTATTGGATGACCCAAATCGAAAATATTATTAGTAATCCGAGAATTCTTCTGAATTTTTCCGATGGTTTTGTCGTTTATGGTGGAATCATCAGCGGAATTATTGTTGGTTTAATATATTGCAGAGTTAAGAAAATCAAGTTCCTTAAACACTTGGACCTATTTGTTCCTTCTGTTGCGTTAGCTCAGGGATGTGGAAGAATTGGCTGTTTGCTCGCAGGATGCTGTTATGGCGAAGAAACACATGGTTGGTTTGGGATAACCTTCCACCATTCTGATATCGCGCCGAATGATGTCGAACTGGTACCTACTCAAATTATGGAGAGCGTGTTTAACTTCGGTCTCTGCCTCTTTTTAATTCTTTTAGCTAAAAGAACAAATAAAGTAGGACTCGTTTCCGCCGCTTATTTGATTTTGTACAGTCTGGGCAGATTTGTCATTGAGTTTTATAGAGGGGATATTATTCGAGGACAGGTTGGAGTTTTTTCAACCTCACAATTCATTGCACTCATGGTTGTTCTAGTGACCAGTCTCATTGTATTCCTTTCCCGATACCAGAGCCGATTGACCGGCAAAAATGTATAA
- a CDS encoding beta-ketoacyl synthase N-terminal-like domain-containing protein — MLYAITGMEGIFPNSRNLDEYWNNIVQARVSPVSSLEKIWGISREQYMAPNNDDKSWIYNDRGYCLPEDESLPKDSGRQVMVAKKILKKLAEKVNSETPDFKFSKTGLVLGTSWTDVDYFNQDVELLLGKQENETRGSILTSDKQVNDIAASIGIGGPYFSVDTACASSIYALDNGIGLINKGLAESVIVMGLNISIPYYLYVGFSKLKALASDDQILPFSKDASGIILGEGGGAVLIEPLDKAEKSGRPIFAVIKSLGLSADGEERSPFAPGYRGQISALTRAYQHLEGETIHYVEAHGTATKIGDETELKALHDFMDGFQQGTRLPIGSVKSLIGHGLAAAGIAAIIKAVLMINKRIIPPHVEVQPHELLSSSCLYLPSETEELPQDVEINIGVSSFGFGGANSHVVISSYHPTESSAAVHVSNNTSSHGNLLQEPIAILDFGSDRAQHYLSSSRNVKPNSFPLERFYFTDGINNWSDQKIEGDFFPDLYTIDAHGLKTGPNSLKKIDPFMAVTLHTLNILLSQQNHIKNSEDTAVVLGSNMSGTMSLRQYRKCYFLFHPNERMGMSDEVNRFAEQDISFEEITSTIPAMLSGYPARSFNIQGLHQTMSGGTATFLHMLFMAPYWLDQRCKNLVLGAGHLIKSPADLIAYKQRYGNLPSLREGFSAFILQKLSDVRRSNGKILGYISAIVPGASASTFEEACQAADVNPASVGHMEICELNPTSLYMGEAAGTDELLRLICADSKLSCLQFVENDKLLASVFYVKENNCVDKTYQVQIPTEISFNNRTKLKVNRFTAAAAETEEEIQENIIPYSQEWNLNSAASVHDQIASMALNYFEHQRKLVGIFAQSRHGSLLEESRVSLTKQIEQAFKSKYINPRNIVINNVHYSDGEQLCEGELIVDQSHSYFFDHPLDHVPGFLILEGMLQLGKIHAMHTFSTLNIDDYYVNMLKVDFKQYCELDKPTTIRTKLGIGDLNQTLKLTCEVIQNGSIICTAAMGMERFKSLLVLEPSSRSNQIFAEQKDVHKTHKSNIVVERLEHDSAAGRAVCASILPTDDHVLIDGGGRAASVLYLLEVTRQFLSQISHTFGVPFDLHRILLSIDIRVQQALDKRSPVSISYEKQNTIRLNNIYLSNLKTTISCNSQIISNTMYKTQAVNEEIYKKLRWKNN, encoded by the coding sequence ATGTTATATGCGATTACAGGTATGGAGGGCATTTTCCCCAACTCTAGAAACCTCGATGAATACTGGAACAATATTGTTCAAGCGAGAGTGTCTCCTGTCAGTTCATTAGAAAAAATATGGGGGATTAGCCGTGAGCAGTACATGGCTCCCAACAATGATGACAAAAGCTGGATTTACAATGATCGTGGATACTGCTTGCCGGAAGATGAATCATTGCCGAAAGATTCTGGGCGGCAGGTCATGGTAGCTAAAAAAATATTAAAAAAATTGGCTGAAAAGGTTAATTCCGAGACGCCGGACTTTAAATTTAGCAAAACTGGCCTTGTATTGGGAACATCATGGACGGATGTAGATTATTTTAATCAAGATGTTGAGCTGCTGCTGGGCAAGCAAGAGAATGAGACGAGGGGAAGTATCCTCACTTCCGATAAACAGGTAAATGATATTGCTGCTTCCATCGGCATCGGGGGTCCTTATTTTTCCGTTGATACGGCTTGCGCTTCTTCAATATATGCACTGGATAACGGAATCGGTCTGATAAACAAGGGTTTGGCGGAATCTGTAATCGTGATGGGACTTAATATTTCAATTCCTTACTATCTTTATGTCGGTTTTTCGAAGTTGAAGGCACTAGCATCCGATGATCAAATTCTCCCCTTTTCCAAGGATGCTTCGGGGATTATTTTAGGAGAAGGGGGAGGCGCGGTACTGATTGAACCGCTGGATAAGGCGGAAAAATCCGGGCGCCCAATCTTTGCAGTCATCAAGTCGCTGGGATTATCAGCGGATGGAGAAGAGCGTTCTCCTTTTGCACCGGGTTATCGAGGCCAAATATCCGCCTTAACGAGAGCTTATCAGCATTTGGAGGGGGAGACCATACATTATGTAGAGGCCCATGGAACGGCAACAAAGATTGGCGATGAGACGGAATTGAAAGCGCTGCATGACTTTATGGATGGCTTTCAACAGGGAACTCGGCTTCCTATCGGATCGGTCAAATCTCTTATTGGTCATGGGTTGGCGGCTGCCGGGATTGCAGCCATCATCAAGGCGGTTTTAATGATCAATAAAAGAATCATTCCACCTCACGTCGAGGTTCAGCCTCATGAGCTTTTGTCCTCATCATGTCTATATCTTCCTAGTGAAACGGAGGAATTGCCTCAGGATGTTGAGATCAATATTGGTGTTAGCTCGTTCGGTTTCGGTGGCGCCAACTCCCATGTGGTTATAAGTTCTTACCATCCAACGGAGAGTTCAGCAGCCGTACACGTTTCTAATAATACCTCATCACATGGAAATCTGCTGCAGGAGCCAATTGCTATCCTAGATTTCGGAAGCGACCGAGCGCAGCATTATTTATCTTCAAGCAGGAACGTCAAGCCGAATTCTTTTCCACTCGAAAGGTTCTATTTTACGGATGGTATAAACAATTGGAGTGATCAAAAAATTGAGGGCGATTTTTTTCCGGATCTTTATACTATTGATGCCCACGGACTTAAGACGGGGCCTAATTCATTAAAGAAAATCGATCCTTTTATGGCAGTGACGCTGCACACGCTCAACATTTTGCTCAGTCAGCAAAATCATATCAAAAATTCAGAGGATACAGCCGTCGTCCTTGGCAGCAACATGAGCGGCACCATGTCACTGAGGCAATACCGCAAATGTTACTTTTTGTTCCATCCTAATGAAAGAATGGGTATGAGTGATGAGGTAAACCGGTTTGCGGAACAGGACATCAGCTTCGAAGAAATTACATCAACGATACCCGCGATGCTGTCTGGCTATCCTGCCAGAAGTTTTAATATTCAAGGTCTGCACCAGACGATGTCGGGAGGTACAGCTACATTTCTGCATATGCTGTTTATGGCTCCTTATTGGTTGGATCAGCGTTGTAAAAACCTTGTGCTCGGAGCCGGGCACCTTATCAAAAGCCCTGCCGACTTGATAGCTTATAAGCAGAGGTACGGCAATTTACCTTCACTGCGCGAAGGATTCTCGGCGTTTATTCTGCAGAAGTTGTCTGATGTTAGACGAAGTAACGGAAAAATATTGGGTTATATCTCGGCCATTGTTCCGGGCGCTTCTGCATCCACTTTTGAAGAGGCTTGCCAAGCCGCGGATGTAAATCCAGCGTCAGTAGGACATATGGAAATTTGCGAACTGAATCCTACTTCACTATATATGGGAGAGGCAGCGGGAACGGATGAGCTGCTTCGGCTTATATGTGCAGATAGCAAGCTGTCCTGCCTTCAGTTTGTCGAAAACGATAAACTTTTGGCATCGGTTTTTTATGTGAAAGAGAATAACTGCGTCGATAAAACTTATCAAGTCCAAATTCCAACCGAGATTAGTTTTAACAACCGAACAAAGCTAAAAGTAAATCGCTTCACGGCAGCTGCAGCGGAAACAGAAGAAGAAATTCAAGAGAATATCATCCCTTATAGTCAGGAATGGAATTTGAATTCTGCCGCTTCTGTCCACGATCAAATTGCATCAATGGCGCTGAATTATTTCGAGCATCAACGGAAGTTGGTCGGAATTTTCGCACAATCTCGTCACGGTTCCTTGCTGGAAGAAAGTCGTGTCAGTCTGACAAAGCAGATTGAACAAGCTTTTAAATCAAAGTACATTAATCCTCGGAACATTGTTATTAATAATGTCCATTATTCTGACGGCGAACAGTTGTGTGAAGGAGAACTAATCGTAGACCAGTCACATTCTTACTTCTTCGACCATCCGTTAGATCACGTACCGGGATTTCTAATTCTGGAGGGAATGCTGCAGTTAGGCAAAATTCATGCCATGCATACCTTCTCAACTTTGAATATCGACGATTATTACGTGAACATGCTAAAAGTTGATTTTAAACAATATTGCGAATTGGATAAACCTACCACTATCCGGACAAAACTTGGAATCGGTGACTTGAACCAGACATTAAAGCTTACATGCGAGGTAATTCAGAATGGTTCCATCATTTGTACTGCAGCGATGGGGATGGAAAGGTTTAAGTCTTTGCTTGTCCTAGAACCAAGCTCTAGAAGTAATCAGATATTTGCTGAACAAAAGGATGTTCACAAAACCCATAAAAGCAATATTGTCGTAGAGCGTTTGGAACATGATTCTGCAGCAGGAAGAGCAGTGTGCGCTTCGATCTTACCGACCGATGACCATGTTCTTATCGATGGGGGAGGACGGGCAGCATCTGTGCTGTACCTGCTGGAAGTAACGAGGCAGTTTCTATCACAAATTTCCCATACATTTGGGGTTCCGTTTGATCTGCATCGTATTCTGCTCTCAATAGATATCCGCGTCCAGCAAGCATTAGATAAACGAAGCCCGGTGTCTATTTCATACGAGAAGCAAAACACGATTCGATTAAACAATATTTATTTGTCCAATTTGAAGACAACCATCTCATGTAATTCCCAGATTATTTCCAATACAATGTACAAGACACAGGCGGTGAATGAAGAAATTTACAAAAAACTACGCTGGAAAAATAATTAA
- a CDS encoding 4'-phosphopantetheinyl transferase superfamily protein — MDYEMHEEEILDLLEFVSLEKRAKVKKYRFIKDAQRTLLGDVLARYLICHKTGVVNTGLCFENNAYGKPQLITPPFVHFNISHSGEWVVAAVSSYPVGIDVEEIKEAPLVISNRFFSKDERLTLFKESKHCQNEAFYYLWTLKESYIKAEGKGLFMKLDTFTVGLGVTHINGMELLNERLDERHVLGLCSAQGQVKHIEKSGLRMFIEKAKKNLG, encoded by the coding sequence ATGGACTATGAAATGCATGAAGAAGAAATATTGGATCTGCTAGAATTTGTGTCTTTGGAGAAGCGAGCGAAGGTGAAGAAATATCGCTTTATAAAAGATGCACAGCGAACGCTGCTGGGAGACGTGCTTGCGCGCTATCTCATATGTCACAAGACGGGTGTGGTAAATACAGGGTTATGCTTTGAAAATAATGCTTATGGAAAACCTCAGCTGATTACTCCGCCGTTTGTTCACTTTAACATTTCCCATTCTGGTGAATGGGTGGTTGCTGCTGTGTCAAGTTACCCCGTTGGCATCGATGTGGAGGAAATTAAAGAAGCTCCGTTGGTCATTTCCAATCGTTTCTTTTCAAAAGATGAGCGCTTGACTTTATTTAAAGAGTCAAAGCATTGCCAAAACGAGGCATTCTATTATTTATGGACGTTAAAGGAAAGCTATATTAAGGCAGAGGGTAAAGGGTTGTTCATGAAACTAGATACGTTTACTGTGGGATTGGGAGTCACCCATATTAACGGAATGGAACTGCTGAATGAACGACTGGATGAACGGCATGTGTTAGGCTTGTGTTCGGCTCAAGGGCAGGTCAAACATATTGAGAAATCCGGACTTCGTATGTTTATCGAAAAAGCGAAAAAAAATTTGGGTTAG
- a CDS encoding YjfB family protein, with the protein MDIAALSMAMSQASVAQAASIQVMSMTKDMAQQQGQQMAEMLKSVPAPHPNLGGSLDISI; encoded by the coding sequence ATGGATATTGCAGCATTGTCAATGGCGATGAGTCAGGCTTCGGTGGCACAGGCGGCGAGTATACAGGTGATGTCGATGACCAAAGATATGGCGCAGCAGCAGGGCCAACAGATGGCGGAGATGTTAAAATCCGTGCCGGCTCCTCACCCTAACTTGGGTGGAAGTCTGGATATTTCGATCTAG
- the lgt gene encoding prolipoprotein diacylglyceryl transferase, with translation MKVILFEIGGYSIHSYGVIVALSVLLAYGAAVSFTKNTIYEEHMANSLFYALISALIGARIWHVFFFQWDYYSKHWQEIPLIWNGGISIIGAIIGGAVGIALYSSRKKLSFWGFVDHLSPALVLGQALGRIACFLNGDAFGSPTNTGYGIVYPEGTMAYGQYGSQPLWPAEVWEGQWDLIIFTMLLIVRHWKLPTGVRFLSYCFLYAFGRFMLEYLRGDSPRYALQWTAGQWTSMIMVTGSFLLIGYFYFLFRYKRGDSIGTD, from the coding sequence ATGAAAGTAATCTTATTCGAAATTGGCGGCTACAGCATTCATTCTTACGGAGTTATCGTTGCTTTGTCTGTCTTGCTAGCGTATGGCGCTGCCGTTTCTTTCACCAAGAATACGATCTATGAGGAACATATGGCAAATTCACTGTTTTATGCGCTTATCTCGGCTTTAATTGGGGCGCGCATTTGGCATGTGTTTTTCTTTCAATGGGATTATTACTCCAAGCATTGGCAAGAAATTCCGTTGATCTGGAACGGGGGTATCTCGATTATTGGAGCGATCATCGGCGGAGCAGTTGGGATCGCTCTCTATTCGAGTCGAAAGAAGCTTTCATTCTGGGGGTTTGTTGATCATCTTTCTCCAGCGTTGGTACTTGGACAAGCATTGGGGCGAATTGCCTGCTTTTTGAACGGGGATGCTTTTGGATCTCCAACGAATACTGGTTATGGAATTGTTTATCCAGAAGGTACGATGGCATACGGCCAATACGGTTCGCAGCCGCTCTGGCCAGCGGAGGTTTGGGAGGGGCAATGGGATTTGATCATTTTCACAATGCTGCTCATTGTCCGGCATTGGAAACTGCCGACTGGCGTTCGGTTTCTTTCGTACTGCTTCCTGTATGCATTTGGTAGATTTATGTTGGAATACTTACGAGGGGATTCACCGAGGTACGCATTGCAATGGACCGCAGGGCAATGGACCAGCATGATCATGGTGACAGGTTCGTTCTTATTAATCGGATATTTTTATTTCCTTTTCAGGTATAAACGAGGGGACTCAATCGGCACCGATTAG
- a CDS encoding acyltransferase family protein — translation MKEERLYYVDWLRVLVILSLIPYHAALTYTEIGSTYVKTTIYDSRVLPFLAIKSPLASFFMVLLFFLSGVAAYYSFRRRGRTDYLKERITKIGIPFLLGTAFLCPVQAYFKARYEGYSGTIIQFIPEFFSSQFVHYLAYAHLWFLLYLFIYTLISVRLFAKWIGDETKLQKISSYLSSNNKIFIPILGLVVAEILLRPFFLGQQNFVLDWANNIVYFSVFIFGFIFASDASLQQRIFRLSGTSQLIFFILMFLNIAIEYLHMTAASKYLLPIWILTKGIYECSAVIFFITLGKKFLNRASPILSYLNQTSFTCYIVHFIPISFLSYYLASKDIHIYVKYLIVVVLSYAFIWLISEGNRRLKPVLASSFGKQKSMKL, via the coding sequence ATGAAGGAGGAAAGACTGTATTATGTTGATTGGCTAAGGGTCCTGGTTATTTTATCGCTCATTCCCTATCATGCAGCTTTGACCTATACCGAGATCGGCAGTACTTATGTTAAAACAACAATCTACGACAGCCGGGTATTGCCGTTTTTGGCTATTAAATCGCCGCTCGCCAGTTTTTTTATGGTTCTTTTGTTTTTTCTGTCAGGGGTAGCAGCGTATTATTCTTTTCGGCGCAGAGGTAGAACCGATTATTTAAAGGAACGTATAACCAAAATTGGAATCCCCTTTTTGCTGGGAACCGCCTTTTTGTGCCCTGTACAGGCTTATTTTAAAGCACGATATGAGGGATATTCAGGAACTATTATACAGTTTATTCCCGAGTTCTTCTCTTCGCAATTCGTTCATTATTTAGCATATGCCCATCTATGGTTTTTGCTGTATCTATTCATCTATACCCTGATCAGCGTGCGCCTGTTTGCAAAGTGGATTGGTGACGAAACGAAATTGCAAAAGATATCGTCTTATTTAAGCAGCAATAACAAAATATTCATTCCCATTTTGGGTTTGGTTGTGGCTGAAATTTTGCTGCGTCCCTTTTTCCTTGGTCAGCAAAATTTTGTCTTGGATTGGGCCAACAATATTGTGTATTTCAGTGTTTTTATATTTGGTTTTATTTTTGCTTCCGATGCCAGTCTGCAGCAGAGAATTTTCCGTCTGTCAGGGACATCCCAACTTATTTTTTTTATACTAATGTTTTTGAATATCGCGATCGAGTACCTGCATATGACAGCAGCATCCAAGTATCTGCTGCCAATATGGATTCTAACGAAAGGAATTTATGAGTGCTCTGCAGTTATTTTTTTTATTACGCTAGGTAAGAAGTTCTTGAATCGAGCCAGTCCTATACTCAGTTATCTGAATCAAACTTCGTTTACGTGTTATATAGTTCACTTTATTCCGATAAGTTTTTTGAGTTATTATTTGGCTTCTAAAGACATTCATATCTATGTCAAATATTTGATTGTGGTAGTGCTTTCGTATGCGTTTATCTGGCTGATATCTGAAGGAAATAGAAGATTAAAGCCTGTGCTTGCGAGCAGTTTCGGGAAGCAGAAGTCCATGAAATTATAA